The stretch of DNA AATAAGTAAAGTTTGGTCAAGAAATGCACTATTCTTATTCTGCCTTCACGACAAGTGACTCAAAACCATCGTTATTAGTGGTCACATGGTTAGATTGTTTTCCCAAAACCATACCTCCATACCCATATTGTTGCACAACTAACACAGATGAACGCAAACCAAAACTTGTTGATACCAACATATCCCCTATAACTCCAAGTTCTGAACAATCACACCATTCTAATAAATTTGCAAAAACCTGAGAGTTCCTACGATTCCCTTGACCAACTATGTATAAATTGTAGCCAAATGTTTCTAGCTCATTGAGTATTGTAGGAATATCTTCACTTGAATGAACATCAGCCTCTGAATAGGATATAGAATCATTGTTATTCACTCCAATCAGCCTAAAGGAATTCACATACTCGTCATCTAAATCCTTCTGCTTCTCATTATCCATTACAACGGAGAGTATTCCTTGTGCTTCGGCATGACTTGAGGTGTCTACTTCTGCGGCTTTATCAAATAGGAGCATTCGAACCACTGATAATCGGGTTCCTGGGTGCCCAGCCATCCTCCATGCAATAGCTAAGGCTTCACGATCGTCGGGACCTCCAACAAAGATCATACAAATACAAAATTTCATTTTCGGTAGTAGCCCAATATCACGATCAACAAAGATTCCCACAgagcaaggtgcaccttgcaTCACATTCAGGTTTATATCTCTATATGCAATATTGATAGTTTTTAGTGCACCTTCTGAACTTAGTTGTTTGTGGAATGGAAGGATAATCAAGCTTGTGTGCTTTTCGTTAGCCGAGTTGAATACATCCTCATGAATGGTTTCATAGTCTGACACAACATTTAAGGTTTGGACTCTAACAGCATCATTTGCCTCTCCAAATGCTTCAAAGCTATTGTTAATTCTTTCTAGCTCTTCTTGAGATTTTGTAAGATTTTGTGCTCCAGGCTGGCCACTAGGCTTCTCCATATAAGTAGCAACAAGTGCACCAGTACGTCTTGTGAGCTCAACTAGGTAAAGTGAAAAAACATGTATTGGTGAAAGTCTAGTGGCATTGAAAGATTCAATAAGGCCGATAATCCCTGTAGCCTGGCGAGTATTATGAACACATGCTAGAATCCTGAGCTCTGCATCAAGTCTTAGCTTTTGTATAGTCTTTAGTTTGGTTCGCTCAAATTGCTTTCTGGGCTTGTATATGATATTTATGATGGGAGGTACCACTATAGTCATTAAAAGGACTCCGACAGTTAAGACAGAATAGGTTGGTACAGAAAGAATCTGCAATAACATATTAGAAcatatcattttaaatttctataattttgatTTATGAGTAGTTTAAAAATAGAGTTAATAATATGTTACAAGTATATCAATACCGATTTATCCCAAGCCGTATTGAGCATCATTAGTGCAACAGCACCCTTGGTATTAAGAATTATGCCTAGAGCAAAACCGTCCCGATTGCGCATGCCAAAAAAGAAAGTGGCAAACAAAGTGCTTAAAATCTTCAGAACACATAACAAGATTATAACCATAAGCGTTAAAGGCCAATTTGGTTGCTGGAAAATGATAGTAAACGAGAGTCGCATTCCACTGCCACTAAAGTAAAGTGGTACTAAAAATGCGCCAccaaaatcatcaattactGATGTTACCAAGTCAGCAAATTTACCGTGAGGTAAAATCAACCCGTACACAAAAGCCCCAACAATGCCATGTGTGCCAAGAGTGTCTGTTATGTGTGCACAAACAAAAATTCCCATCACAACAAAGAGTAATTGGTTATCATCCCATTCATCTTTTTCTGTCTTGCGATCAATGACCTTTACAATGATAGGACGCGCCACATAAATGCAAATGAAAACAAATATTACGGTGCTTAATACTGAGTATATTGCCCTTGTACCATTAATTGAAAATGGAACAACTAATGTGAATAAAATCCAAGCATATGTGTCACTGATCATAGCTGTTGTTAATGCAATTTTACCAAGACGAGTATAAAGAAGTTTGAGCTCAGTAAGTGCATGAACTACAACTGGAAATCCTGTCACAGTGAGAACTAAAGTCCACATTACATAAGCATTTATTTTACTTTCTTCAAGTGGGTATTTCTCACCATTGCCATAAACTTTTCGATGTAGAGTGTATAATGCTGGTCCAATCACCATTGGAAAGATGAATCCTGAAATCGCAATGGTTGCGGGTTTCTTTTTTACATGTAAAATGGTATCCAAGTTCATCTCCAAACCAGTTTGAAATGCGTAGTATACGACACCAGCATGTGTTAGAACGTCAATGTTGATCACCCCAGTTTTAGGATAAAGCAATCCGAACATATTTGGAATTCCCCAAAGAAATTGAGTTAGAAAAATACCAACCTGCATTTTATAATTTGGAACACACAATAAGTGGTTTTActactttacataaaataatTTGTGTCGCAATGAATGATAATTTCAATCTTCaatacaatattattattattattattattattattattataggcTAGTGGTATATTTATTTTGGGTAAATAATCGTTTACCCTACTGCAACATAATCAAATTTTCTTTTACCCCCTacgcatattttttttttgtttaccccctgcaaaaaatagattcccttgTTTTGCCCCCTAGTTGTACACAGAATATGTGACTGTGCAAATATGCTGACATGACTTGTACACAAGGAAAATAaccatttatatttattttttaaattccacgcccgataattttttttaaaaaaattccaacaaataaattttttttcctacaaaataaaaaaacaaattttcttttttttcgccaaaattaaaaaaaaattcctacagataatttttttccctacaaaatttactaccaaaataaaaatttattttcaaatctttttgaattaaaaaaaaatcagaatctttattttttaaaaaacaaaactttattttttttaatctcttttaattaaataaaaaaatagaaaaataagttGTAGGTGTCTGAGACATAATCTGTGCTCCATACCCTTCTTAAACTGAAAGGTATAAACacgaataaaacttctttttctatttttttaattcaaagagattaaccaaaaaataaagtttttttttttttgacaaataaagttttgtttttgaaaaataaagattcttttttttattattcaaaaagatttgaaaataaatctttaaaatctttattttggaaataagaaaattggttttttttttatttcgggaaaaaaaattgtaggaaaacaaaattatttgtatgaaattttttttaaaaaaaatttataggaaatttttttaaaatttttgcgataagaaaattcgttttttttattttgtaggaataaaaaataatttttttttaaaaaataatattatctgacctggaattttaaaaaaataaatataaatgattttttccacgtgtacaagtcacgtcagcagatttgcacagtcacatgtcctaTTGTACACCCGGGGGCAAAATGAATGGATCTATTTTTTGCAgagggtaaacagaaaaaaaaatctgcgtAGGAGGATAAACGAAAATTCGCTTATTTTGTTAGtggaaacttataaattaacataaaaccttatttatttgtataaactgttttgtataaattaaaaaataagctaattcaaacggtCTCTAATTGTATCATTTCAATTCTTAAGTCAATATCATCAACTTTCCATTTATGATAATAGTGAATACACTAATAACTTAaaaggataatttagtaagACTAATAATTTGATATCTTTCATTTATACATTTTATTAAATTGAACATAA from Trifolium pratense cultivar HEN17-A07 linkage group LG5, ARS_RC_1.1, whole genome shotgun sequence encodes:
- the LOC123886371 gene encoding cation/H(+) antiporter 15-like yields the protein MSTACYDVLVHDPNIIWQTDNILFNELPTLAFQIATATIISRFFFFIYKPFHQSQLISQISVGIFLTQFLWGIPNMFGLLYPKTGVINIDVLTHAGVVYYAFQTGLEMNLDTILHVKKKPATIAISGFIFPMVIGPALYTLHRKVYGNGEKYPLEESKINAYVMWTLVLTVTGFPVVVHALTELKLLYTRLGKIALTTAMISDTYAWILFTLVVPFSINGTRAIYSVLSTVIFVFICIYVARPIIVKVIDRKTEKDEWDDNQLLFVVMGIFVCAHITDTLGTHGIVGAFVYGLILPHGKFADLVTSVIDDFGGAFLVPLYFSGSGMRLSFTIIFQQPNWPLTLMVIILLCVLKILSTLFATFFFGMRNRDGFALGIILNTKGAVALMMLNTAWDKSILSVPTYSVLTVGVLLMTIVVPPIINIIYKPRKQFERTKLKTIQKLRLDAELRILACVHNTRQATGIIGLIESFNATRLSPIHVFSLYLVELTRRTGALVATYMEKPSGQPGAQNLTKSQEELERINNSFEAFGEANDAVRVQTLNVVSDYETIHEDVFNSANEKHTSLIILPFHKQLSSEGALKTINIAYRDINLNVMQGAPCSVGIFVDRDIGLLPKMKFCICMIFVGGPDDREALAIAWRMAGHPGTRLSVVRMLLFDKAAEVDTSSHAEAQGILSVVMDNEKQKDLDDEYVNSFRLIGVNNNDSISYSEADVHSSEDIPTILNELETFGYNLYIVGQGNRRNSQVFANLLEWCDCSELGVIGDMLVSTSFGLRSSVLVVQQYGYGGMVLGKQSNHVTTNNDGFESLVVKAE